The DNA region TGGAGATGCGCGGCGGCGACACGCTGTCCGATGCCGAGTGGCGACAGATCCACGCCCTCTACGAGCTCACCTTCGACATGAAGGGCAACCATGCCGCACTCACGGCGCGGTTTTTCCAATACCTGGGACGTACGCTCGGTTCGAATGTGCAGGTCGCGCTTGCACGCGACGACCGTGACATCGTAGCGATGGCGCTCTTCCTCCGCAGCGCCGACGCGTTGTATGGACGTTACTGGGGCGCCAGCGTGGAGTTGTCCGGCCTGCATTTCGAGCTCTGCTACTACCGCGGTATCGACTACGCGATCCGCGAGGGTCTGGCGCGTTTCGAACCCGGCGCGCAGGGCGAACACAAACTGGCTCGTGGCTTCCTGCCGACGCTGACCCACTCGCGGCATTACATTGCGCATGAAGGTTTCCGCCAGGCCGTGGCCGATGCCCTGGTCCACGAAGCGGCTCACCGTGAAGCCTATAAAGACGAACTGATGACTCACTCGCCTTACGCGGACCGATGATCCAGCTGCCACAACTGCATCCCCAGCGCACTGGCCTGTTCCCCGACCCCGAGTCGGCACTGGCCGAGCCCAACGGCTTGTTGGCGTGGGGTGGCGATCTCTCGGCCGATCGCTTGCTGGCGGCGTATTCGCAGGGCGTCTTCCCCTGGTTCAACGAAGACGAGCCGATCCTGTGGTGGTCACCCGATCCGCGCTGCGTGTTCCGCACGGACGAAGTCCACATCAGCCGCAGTCTGCGCAAGCAGCTCAACAAGTCGAACTGGCGGATCACCGCGGACACCTCGTTCGCCCGGGTGATGCGTGCGTGCGCGGCGCCGCGTAACGGCCAGCCGGGCACGTGGATCGGACCGGACATGATCGCCGCTTACGAAGAACTGCACCGGCGCGGGCATGCGCACAGCGTCGAAGTGTGGGATCGCGGGTCGCTGGTCGGCGGCATTTACGGTGTGGCCGTGGGGCGCCTGTTTTGCGGCGAGTCGATGTTCAGTGCGCGCACGGGTGGATCGAAGGTGGCGCTGGCGGGCCTATGCGGACTGCTGCATGGCTGGGGGTTTCCGTTTCTCGATGCGCAGGTGACCAACGATCATCTGCTGAGCATGGGAGCGGTGGAGATTCCAAGGCGGCCGTTCATCGCGCAGGCGAGGCGGCTCGCGGCGATGCCGGGGAAAGTGGGGAGCTGGATCAGTGAGGCGATTGCGCTGCCTTGACGGGTCGCGGGTCGCGCGCGGGGCGCGCTCCTACACGTGAGCGACGGCGTTAGCGGCGGCGGTGTCCGCTCATCTCCGCGCCGGCATTCTTCGGCAGCAGCAGACACACGGGCGCGGCCAGCAGCGAGACGAAGGTCACCACCAGGAACGCCACGCTGAAGTCCGGCAGCTGCGCATGCTCGCGGCCGTGCCAGGTCACCGACACGTGCAAGGCCGCGGCGGCCACGCAGATGCCCAGCGACAGCATCAGCTGCTGGAACGTCGTGTAAAAACTGGTCGCGCTGGAAAAACGCTCGCTGGGCACATCCGCATACGCCACCGTGTTGTATGCACTGAACTGCAGCGACTGGAAGAACCCGCTGAACAGCAGCACCACATAGATGATCCACAGCGGCCACTCGGGCCGGAACGCGGCGCACAAGGCCACGCAGACCATCGACAGGACGCCGTTCCAGACGAGCGTCGCGCGGAAACCCCACCAGCGCAGCACCGGCGCCGCGGTCGCCTTCATCAACATCGCACCCAGTGCGGACACGAAGGTGATCACGCCGCTGTGCGCCGCCGAAAGACCGAAGCCCAGCTGCATCATCAGCGGCAGCAGGAACGGCACCGAACCGGCCGTGATACGCGTCAGCGAGCCTGCGATCACGGACAGGCGGAAGGTGGTGAAACGCATCAGCGACAGGTCGAGGATCGGGTTGGTCGTCCGCTTCGAATGCCATACGTAGATCGCACCGACGATCAGGCCGCCGACCATCAGCCCCGTGGAACCTGCCATCGACGTCGCGCCCCGGCTGGCCATTTCCAGCCCGAACACCAGGCACGACAGCGATACACCCGACAGCACGAAACCGAGCTTGTCGAAGCGCACCTTGTCCGGAATACGGATGTCGGGAATGAATTTCGTTGCCAGCCACATCCCGGCCAGACCGATCGGCACGTTGATGTAGAAAATCCAGCGCCAGGACACCCAGGTGACGATGAAGCCACCCAGCGGCGGCCCGACCACGGGCCCGATCAGTGCGGGGACCAGCAGCCACGACATCGCGCTGACCAGCTCGGACTTGGGCACCGAGCGGAGCAGCACCAGGCGTCCCACCGGCACCATCATGGCGCCACCGATACCCTGCAGCAGGCGCGACAGCACCAGCAGCGGCAGGTTGCCGGACAGACCGCAGAGAATGGATCCCACCGTGAACAACGCGATGGCGGCGCGGAAGACGTTGCGCGAACCGTAACGATCGGCGATGGCGCCACTGGCCGGAATGAACACGGCGAGGCTGAGCATGTACGAGGTCAGCGCCACACTCATGTGCAGCGGGGAAACGTCGAAGGACTCCGCCATGGCCGGCAGCGCGGTGGCCAGGATGGTGCCGTCCAACTGTTCCATGAACATCGCGCTGGCGATGATCAGGGCAACGGTGCGGAAGCCAGGAGCGGAAGTCATCCGGAAAGGAGCGGCGAGGAAGCGCACAGTTTGCGCCCGCACGCCTCAAAGGTCGAGTGAACGCTTGCTTAGAAACGAGCGGTCCTGTCCGGTGACGGGGTCGACGAAGCGCAGTTCGCGGGCAAGCAGCCGCAGCGGCTCGCTGAAGTCCGCGGGCTCATCGCGCAGTTCGGGATACACGTGATCGCCCAGAATCGGCGCACCCAGCGCGGCCATGTGCAGACGTAACTGGTGCTTGCGTCCGGTCACCGGCTGCAGCCGATAACGCCAGCAGTGTTCGCCACGCTCCAGCACCTCGACGCGGGTGCGCGCATTAGGCTCGCCGTCGGCTTCGCGGACACGGAAGAAAGGTTCACCGCGCTCGATCCGGCTTTCCCGGACGTGCGGAAAAACGAGGTCCGGCAGAGGGGCGGCCAGCGCCTCATAGACCTTGCCGATCCGGCGTTCGCGGAACAGGCGTGTATAGGCGTCCCGGCTCTCCGGCCGGGCCGAGAACACGACCAGCCCGGCGGTGCCCCGGTCCAGCCGATGCAGCGCGACCAGCGCCGGGTTATCCAGCCGGCGCATCAGGCGTACGGAAAGGGTCTCCTCGACGAAACGACCGGCCGGCATCGTGGGCAGGAAGTGGGGCTTGTCGGCCACGACGAGGTCGTCGTCGGCATGGACGATGGTTTCCTCGAAGGGAATGGGCGGCTCCGCCAGCACCTCGCGGCGGTAGGCCAGCCTGGTACCCGGCCGGTAGGGCGCGAGCCGGTCGATCGCCACGCCGTCGATCTCCACCATGCCGCGCTCCATGCGGTCGATCCAGACCGGACGGCCGATCGCCGGGAAGCGGTCGCACAGGAAATCCAGCACCGAAGGCCACGCGCCGGCGGGCAGGACGAGTCGGCTGGGCGGAAGCGGTTCCATCGTAAGATTGTATCCCTCAACTCGTTCGCCTCGCGGCCGCCATATACTGTGTCTTCCTCCCTCCCCAGCCTCGAGGCTTCCCCGTGATCGGCCGGTTTTTCAGGAAGTGGTTCGGCGCTCGCGGCGCGACTCCCCCGGCGGCGGCCAGCAACGCATGGCCGCTTGTGCCTGCGCCCGCGCCGGTTGCCGACGAAGGGGTGGAGGCGATCGTCGAGGTGCCCGCCGGCGCGCTGCCGGCCGACGAGGTGGAAGACCGTTTTTACCGGCTGATCCTTTCGGCGGCGCCATCGTTCGAACCCGCCATGACGCCGGCCGAGCAGAGCCTGCTGCGCCGCCTGAAGGACGTCTTCGGCGGCGAACGTTTCGACGTCGGCCTGCTGCCCCGGTTGCCCTCGGTCGTGCCGCAGCTGATGCGCTCACTGCGCAGCGACGACACCGACAGCCGCATGCTGGCCGAACAGGTCTCCCGCGACAGCGTACTGGTCGGCGAAATCATCCGCGTGGCCAACAGCGCTTTCTTCCGTTCGACCAAACCCGTGACGGGCCTGCAGCAGGCGATCACGCTGCTCGGCCAGAACGGCCTGCGCCGGGTGGTCATGCAACTGGTGATGCGGCCGATCCTGCGCACGGGCGAAAACGGCATCCACCATGCCGGCGAACGCCTGTGGGAGCACGCCGAGCGCTGCGCCCGCGCCTGTTCCCATCTGGGCCGTCCGGCCTGCGACCCCTTCGAGGCCTTTCTGGCCGGACTGGTCAGCCATACGGGCTCCCAGGCCATCCTGGCCGAGCTCGAGAAATACGGCGACGCGGTACCGCAGTACAGCCGCTCGTTCATCGCCGCGCTGGCCCAGCAGATGGAGCGCCTGTCGCTGCATGCGGCGCGGCACTGGGACTTCCCATCCCGCGTGGTGCAGGCCCTGTCCGAGCGCGCCGATCCCGCCGACGCGGGCGCGCGCACGCCGCTGGGCCGCGCCCTGATCGCGGCCAGTCGCGTGGCGATGATCGACGTCCTCATCGACCAGGGCGGCGCCGAGGCCGATGCCGTGCTGCTGGCCGTGCCCGGCCAGAGCTTCACCCAGGCTCAGCTGGTGGAGTGTCAGGAAGCCGTGCGGGCGGCCAATACGGTCGAAGCTTAACGGGTCGTCGCTTTCACGTCCGCCCAGAGCTGATCCGCCAGTTGGGTCGACGCACCGTCGATCAGGCGCGGCACCAGCGTATCCAGGCGCGGCGCGTCCGGCTGTACCGGCAGCGACTGCTGAATGCGATAGGCCTTCGCCGTCACCACGCCACGATTGACGATCCGGCAGTTCACCGCAAGGGTGAGACTGGCGGCCGGCGGCTCAGCCTCGGCGGCGACCGATGTGGCGGTCTCCAGCCCACGGCAGTTGATGATCAGGTCGGTGATGTACTTCGGCTGCAGTGTCGTACGCAGGCGGGCCTCGACGGCCGTGGCGATGTCCGGGCTGACCTGAACCTTGGGCTTGCCCTCGAGTCCGGAAACGACGACGACGCTTTCACCGCGGTTTTCGACAGTGAGCCACGGCGACGCCGGGCTGGCGGACACCAGGCGACTCATGTCGCTCTCGATCATCGACTTGCCGCCACAACCGGACAGCGCCAGGGCCGCGGCGGCCGCCAATACGTGCTTGATCACAGACAAACCCCGAATTCCCCCGATACAACCTCCCAATTTACCGGGCGAAACCACCGTCGGCAACCCGGACAACGCAGGGCGGAGAGCACGGCGGGCGCCATGCCATGGCGGAAATCCGCCGTTGCGGAAATCCGGCGTCCCGTCCGGGTACAATGGCGGTTTGAACCTTGGCAGGGTTTTTTCCGAACGATGTTTGCGGCACGACAGACGCCAGCCCAAGCCGGTGACGCCCTCGCGCGCCTCGCCTGGCAGGATTTCGAGCATCTGCTGGCCGAGCATTATCGTAGCCAGGGTTACCTCGTTGAACACCATACGCCTGCCACGTCACTCAAGACGCTGACGGCTGGCGTCGATCTCCGGCTGCG from Luteibacter mycovicinus includes:
- the aat gene encoding leucyl/phenylalanyl-tRNA--protein transferase, producing MIQLPQLHPQRTGLFPDPESALAEPNGLLAWGGDLSADRLLAAYSQGVFPWFNEDEPILWWSPDPRCVFRTDEVHISRSLRKQLNKSNWRITADTSFARVMRACAAPRNGQPGTWIGPDMIAAYEELHRRGHAHSVEVWDRGSLVGGIYGVAVGRLFCGESMFSARTGGSKVALAGLCGLLHGWGFPFLDAQVTNDHLLSMGAVEIPRRPFIAQARRLAAMPGKVGSWISEAIALP
- a CDS encoding MFS transporter — encoded protein: MTSAPGFRTVALIIASAMFMEQLDGTILATALPAMAESFDVSPLHMSVALTSYMLSLAVFIPASGAIADRYGSRNVFRAAIALFTVGSILCGLSGNLPLLVLSRLLQGIGGAMMVPVGRLVLLRSVPKSELVSAMSWLLVPALIGPVVGPPLGGFIVTWVSWRWIFYINVPIGLAGMWLATKFIPDIRIPDKVRFDKLGFVLSGVSLSCLVFGLEMASRGATSMAGSTGLMVGGLIVGAIYVWHSKRTTNPILDLSLMRFTTFRLSVIAGSLTRITAGSVPFLLPLMMQLGFGLSAAHSGVITFVSALGAMLMKATAAPVLRWWGFRATLVWNGVLSMVCVALCAAFRPEWPLWIIYVVLLFSGFFQSLQFSAYNTVAYADVPSERFSSATSFYTTFQQLMLSLGICVAAAALHVSVTWHGREHAQLPDFSVAFLVVTFVSLLAAPVCLLLPKNAGAEMSGHRRR
- a CDS encoding pseudouridine synthase, translating into MEPLPPSRLVLPAGAWPSVLDFLCDRFPAIGRPVWIDRMERGMVEIDGVAIDRLAPYRPGTRLAYRREVLAEPPIPFEETIVHADDDLVVADKPHFLPTMPAGRFVEETLSVRLMRRLDNPALVALHRLDRGTAGLVVFSARPESRDAYTRLFRERRIGKVYEALAAPLPDLVFPHVRESRIERGEPFFRVREADGEPNARTRVEVLERGEHCWRYRLQPVTGRKHQLRLHMAALGAPILGDHVYPELRDEPADFSEPLRLLARELRFVDPVTGQDRSFLSKRSLDL
- a CDS encoding HDOD domain-containing protein is translated as MIGRFFRKWFGARGATPPAAASNAWPLVPAPAPVADEGVEAIVEVPAGALPADEVEDRFYRLILSAAPSFEPAMTPAEQSLLRRLKDVFGGERFDVGLLPRLPSVVPQLMRSLRSDDTDSRMLAEQVSRDSVLVGEIIRVANSAFFRSTKPVTGLQQAITLLGQNGLRRVVMQLVMRPILRTGENGIHHAGERLWEHAERCARACSHLGRPACDPFEAFLAGLVSHTGSQAILAELEKYGDAVPQYSRSFIAALAQQMERLSLHAARHWDFPSRVVQALSERADPADAGARTPLGRALIAASRVAMIDVLIDQGGAEADAVLLAVPGQSFTQAQLVECQEAVRAANTVEA